The following proteins are co-located in the Myxococcus fulvus genome:
- a CDS encoding serine/threonine-protein kinase: MGDTGVIQFGRYELLERLGSGGMAEVYRARYPAAPGVSKSVVIKRVLGHFAENPTFAEMFLDEARICVGLSHGNIVQVFDFGQVEDEYFLAMEWVDGQPLSLVLKRSKEKGLPWLPAPIAVGIAIDLCRGLHYAHTLSDEHDEPLGLVHRDVSPDNILLSYEGETKLSDFGIAKARMAGRVNTEAGVVKGKFQYFSPEQARGEEVDARSDVYAVGVVLFQMLCGQRPTSGTELEVMFQAQQGRLIPARQLNPSLDEALVEILERALMASRDARYRSAEALQQSLSDWLGTNAPRFPTHLRKHLVRWLFQEELSTRKRFVEPPPVFLTHLESWRVRPAPEPEERPTTPDLEALPLSSQETQPATPMLDERPGLQEIRAQVDVPFPPPKRREPAPAPNPLPGEPPWRRPITRITVLLGLVMVGVFLVMVARVPGPRIIQLTSTPSGAQVYLNGVKAGVTPMPFSSEAHGGVRHIELRLVGYERWETWLSRSSDVTNLSATLVPLASIDPKRRSQGTGD; the protein is encoded by the coding sequence ATGGGCGACACGGGGGTCATCCAGTTCGGCCGGTACGAACTGCTGGAGCGACTGGGCAGCGGAGGGATGGCGGAGGTCTACAGGGCCCGCTACCCCGCCGCACCCGGCGTCTCCAAGTCCGTGGTCATCAAGCGCGTGCTGGGCCATTTCGCCGAGAACCCGACCTTCGCGGAGATGTTCCTCGACGAGGCGCGCATCTGCGTGGGCCTGAGCCACGGCAACATCGTGCAGGTGTTCGACTTCGGCCAGGTGGAGGACGAGTACTTCCTGGCCATGGAGTGGGTGGACGGCCAGCCTTTGTCCCTGGTGCTCAAGCGCTCCAAGGAGAAGGGACTGCCCTGGCTGCCGGCCCCCATCGCGGTGGGCATCGCCATCGACCTGTGCCGGGGGCTGCACTACGCGCACACGCTGAGCGACGAGCACGACGAGCCGCTCGGGCTGGTGCACCGGGACGTCTCCCCGGACAACATCCTGCTCAGCTACGAGGGCGAGACGAAGCTCTCCGACTTCGGCATCGCCAAGGCCCGGATGGCCGGCCGGGTGAACACCGAGGCGGGCGTGGTGAAGGGCAAGTTCCAGTACTTCTCCCCCGAGCAGGCCCGGGGCGAGGAGGTGGATGCGCGCTCGGATGTCTATGCCGTGGGCGTGGTGCTCTTCCAGATGCTGTGCGGCCAGCGGCCCACCTCTGGGACCGAGCTGGAGGTGATGTTCCAGGCCCAGCAAGGACGGCTGATTCCCGCGCGCCAGCTCAACCCCTCGCTGGACGAGGCCCTGGTGGAGATTCTCGAGCGCGCGCTGATGGCGTCACGCGACGCCCGCTACCGCTCGGCGGAGGCGCTCCAGCAATCCCTCTCCGACTGGCTGGGGACCAACGCCCCGCGCTTCCCGACCCACCTGCGCAAGCACCTGGTGCGCTGGCTCTTCCAGGAGGAGCTGTCCACGCGCAAGCGCTTCGTGGAACCGCCGCCCGTGTTCCTCACCCACCTGGAGTCCTGGCGCGTGCGCCCCGCTCCCGAGCCGGAGGAGCGCCCCACGACGCCGGACCTCGAAGCGCTTCCCCTGTCCTCCCAGGAGACCCAACCCGCCACCCCCATGCTCGATGAGCGGCCCGGGCTGCAGGAGATTCGGGCGCAGGTGGACGTCCCCTTCCCACCGCCGAAGCGACGCGAGCCCGCGCCTGCTCCCAACCCCCTCCCCGGCGAGCCTCCCTGGCGGCGCCCCATCACCCGAATCACGGTGCTGTTGGGGCTGGTGATGGTGGGGGTGTTCCTGGTGATGGTGGCGCGCGTCCCCGGACCGAGAATCATCCAGCTCACCTCCACTCCCTCCGGCGCCCAGGTGTACCTGAACGGAGTCAAGGCGGGCGTCACGCCCATGCCGTTCTCCTCCGAGGCGCACGGCGGCGTGCGGCACATCGAGCTGCGGCTCGTGGGTTACGAGCGCTGGGAGACCTGGCTCAGCCGGAGCAGCGACGTCACGAACCTGTCCGCGACGCTGGTCCCCCTGGCGTCCATCGACCCCAAGCGCAGGAGCCAGGGCACCGGCGACTGA